The following coding sequences lie in one Miscanthus floridulus cultivar M001 chromosome 9, ASM1932011v1, whole genome shotgun sequence genomic window:
- the LOC136483446 gene encoding transcription factor WRKY45-1-like, giving the protein MALDSVPPYPCDLGSSSRAAAARTQQRIRKDERTWTSDTYAPYDDGHQWRKYGEKKLSISNFPRFYYRCTYKNDMKCPATKQVQQKDTSDPPLFSVTYFNHHTCSTSSSAVGSARDIASQSSSKKAVSICFSPQAASEQPSFLTSPATPRSPIMHSYSANQQPDRSAYTYQQLQWTGGVPSHGSNGPAKMEVDDSAQPSPSSSSTSALSRTLLPIGQSRCIEYFHFL; this is encoded by the exons ATGGCTCTGGACTCGGTTCCTCCTTACCCCTGCGACCTGGGCTCCTCCAGCAGGGCCGCCGCAGCCAGGACCCAGCAGAGGATCAG GAAAGATGAGCGCACCTGGACCTCGGACACGTACGCGCCGTACGACGACGGGCACCAATGGAGGAAGTACGGCGAGaagaagctctccatctccaACTTCCCCAG GTTCTATTACAGATGCACCTACAAGAACGACATGAAGTGCCCCGCGACAAAGCAAGTCCAACAGAAGGACACCAGCGACCCACCATTGTTCTCTGTCACTTACTTCAACCATCACACCTGCAGCACCAGCTCAAGCGCCGTAGGAAGTGCTAGAGACATCGCGTCGCAGTCATCTTCAAAGAAGGCGGTGTCAATCTGCTTCAGCCCGCAAGCTGCCTCCGAACAGCCCTCATTCCTGACATCCCCGGCAACACCACGATCACCAATCATGCACTCTTACAGCGCCAACCAACAGCCTGACAGGAGCGCCTACACATACCAGCAACTCCAGTGGACAGGCGGCGTACCATCTCACGGAAGCAACGGTCCTGCTAAGATGGAGGTTGATGACTCTGCGCAGCCAAGCCCCTCGTCCAGCAGCACCAGCGCTCTGTCGAGGACGCTGCTACCAATCGGTCAGTCCAGGTGCATCGAGTACTTCCATTTCTTGTGA